One window from the genome of Ovis canadensis isolate MfBH-ARS-UI-01 breed Bighorn chromosome 21, ARS-UI_OviCan_v2, whole genome shotgun sequence encodes:
- the LOC138427228 gene encoding LOW QUALITY PROTEIN: isocitrate dehydrogenase [NAD] subunit gamma, mitochondrial (The sequence of the model RefSeq protein was modified relative to this genomic sequence to represent the inferred CDS: inserted 5 bases in 4 codons; substituted 1 base at 1 genomic stop codon), translating into MALKMLTSARHSVKAMFPPTILGHSWEIFLGNETSLRSFSFRYNILPAAVYDGWHTVTMIPGDGIWPELHVKNVSRHACVPRDFEEVKITSTSSEEDVYSAIMAIHXNHVALKGSFETDYNLPPSHKSRNSVFCRTLDLCASVIHFESWPRVETRHKNIDILVVWDNTEGEYSNLERESMNRVVESLKIITEAKCLHLAEYAFQLAHWTATHKANITRLGDCLFLQCCREVASHYPXLSSEGMIVDNTPMQLVSWPQQFDVMVMPSLCGNIXDNVCTGLVAGLVPAANNSHIYAVFETAASXVGKTIASNVTDSTAALLAGCIRLDYLKLHFYATSXVLASMENKDIQTPDIGGQGTTSDAMQNIIG; encoded by the exons ATGGCACTCAAGATGCTGACATCTGCCAGGCACTCTGTGAAGGCCATGTTCCCACCGACTATTCTAGGTCATTCTTGGGAGATTTTCCTTGGCAATGAGACCTCACTGAGGAGCTTCTCTTTTAGATACAACATTCTCCCAGCAGCCGTGTATGACGGATGGCACACCGTGACTATGATTCCTGGGGATGGCATCTGGCCTGAACTGCATGTCAAGAATGTGTCCAGACATGCGTGTGTGCCCAGGGACTTTGAGGAAGTAAAGATTACCTCCACTTCTAGTGAAGAGGATGTTTACAGTGCCATCATGGCAATCCATTGAAACCACGTGGCCTTGAAGGGCAGCTTTGAAACTGACTACAACCTGCCACCATCTCACAAATCCCGAAACAGTGTGTTTTGCAGGACTCTAGATCTCTGTGCCAGCGTCATCCATTTTGAGAGTTGGCCACGGGTGGAAACCAGACACAAGAACATAGACATCTTAGTTGTTTGGGACAACACAGAGGGTGAATACAGCAACCTGGAGCGTGAGAGCATGAACAGAGTGGTAGAAAGCCTAAAGATCATTACTGAGGCCAAGTGTTTGCACCTTGCTGAATACGCTTTCCAGCTGGCCCATTGGACAGCCACGCACAAGGCCAACATCACAAGACTGGGAGATTGTCTCTTCCTCCAGTGCTGTAGGGAGGTGGCGTCCCACTATC CACTCTCCTCTGAGGGCATGATTGTGGATAACACCCCCATGCAGCTGGTATCCTGGCCCCAGCAGTTTGATGTCATGGTGATGCCCAGTCTCTGTGGCAACA TCGATAATGTCTGTACCGGGTTGGTTGCAGGCCTTGTGCCAGCTGCCAACAATAGCCACATATATGCAGTGTTTGAAACAGCTGCGA CAGTCGGGAAGACTATAGCCAGTAACGTGACCGACTCTACTGCCGCACTGCTGGCAGGTTGCATTAGGCTGGATTACCTCAAGCTCCATTTCTATGCCACCTC AGTCTTGGCATCCATGGAGAACAAGGACATCCAAACTCCAGACATTGGAGGCCAGGGTACCACATCGGATGCCATGCAGAATATCATAGGATGA